The Ralstonia sp. RRA genomic interval TCTGCGCCACCGTCAGGTAGTTGAAGAGGGCGTAGTCCTGGAAGAGGTAACCGACGCGGCGCTCCTGCGTGCTGAGGTTAGTGCCATCTGCATGGTTGAACAGCGTGCGGCCATTCAACACGATGCGGCCCCGGTCGGGCGTCATCAGGCCGGCGATGGCGCGCAGGGTGAGGCTCTTGCCAGCACCAGACGGGCCGTAGAGCACCACGCGTCGGCTATCGGAGCGCACGGCAATGTCCAGCGAGAACACCCGCGCAGCGCTCGTCAGCGTCTTCTGCACCACAAGATCGACCATGGCTGCGCTCATGCCGGTTGCTCCTGCAGGCTGGGTGCGCGCCCTTGCAGCAGGCGGCTGGCCACCACCAGTACCACGATGCAGGTGAGCGAGGTGATCAGCACCAGCGTGTTGGCCGTGGCGTCGTCGCCGGCCTGCACAGCTTCGTAGATGGCGACGGACAGCGTCTGCGTACGGCCGGGCAGGTTGCCGGCAATCATGAGCGTGGCACCAAATTCACCCAGTGCGCGTGCAAACGCCAGCAAGACGCCAGCGGCGATGCCGCGCGCGGCCAGCGGCAGGGTCACGCGAAAGAACACGGCGGCTTCCGGCAGGCCGAGCACGCGGGCGGCATTCTCGAGCTGATGGTCGACGCCCTCAAATGCGGCACGTGCCGATTTCATGACCAGCGGAAACGCCACCACAGTCGAGGCAATGACCGCCCCTTGCCACGTGAAGACCAGCTGGATACCAACGCTGTCGAGCCATGCGCCGACCGGGCCACGCCGGCCCAGCAGCACCAGCAGGTAGTAGCCCAGCACCGTGGGTGGTAGCACCAGCGGCAGGGTCAGGACGGCGTCGATCAGGTCACGCAGGCGGCTGCGCGTGCGCGCCAGCGCGTAGGCCGCGGCCACGCCCAGGATGAGGTTGAGGGCGGTCGCCCAACCGGCCACTTTCAGTGAGAGCAGCAGGGGCGTCCAGACGGAATAGGTCATGCGGGTGCTTGGTATGCCAGCGGGCTACCACTGGCGGGCGAAGGGTCAAGCGTGTGCTTCTAGCGCAATATAGGGTTGGTTATAACGGATGGTCAATCCGTTGCGCTTGATGCCGCACATGAGACGCGGGAAATACTGCTGGCCAGAGGTTGGGTCGCTGGGTGGGGCGGTGCCGGATCCGCAGAGGCACCTTCGGCCATGCAGCCTTGGCGGAGCGACAACCGAATGCCTTCTTGGTAATTGTCCGGGGTTGCGGAATGTGGACCTGATCTCCAAGCATGGCTCTGCAGTTGATGCATTGCCAATGCGAAATGTCGCGCGATCAAAACAAATTGTCGTTCAATCAAAAGTATTTGAATCGCTATCCCCCCGAATGGGTGGGAGCGTTGGGCTGATATCGCTTTTGCATTCCTGTAAAATTCAATCTGTGCTAGTGCGTTGAAATTGCGTGGGGCGCAGCCCCTTTTTCTGGATGACTCTGCGTGGGCCACTTCGCCTGTCGTGTTGGGTGGGGGCTTTCAAGCACATTGGCAATTCTTTTTGATTGCTGACTTTTAAAGATTTCAAGAGTGCCGGGTGAGGCGGGGAATAGGAATGGTCCGGAGCCATCGTTCTATTTGGAAATAGAGCGCGGCGATGGAAGGCGGCGCCGCACCGTAATCATCGGTGCTGGCATGTTGCCAATATCCTGCGTCGTCTGAGTTTCGGGATACGGGCGGCGTCGCGTCTTGCGTCAATCAAGATGGCGCGGCACTCCCGGGGCTGATGATGCAGACCCAGACGCTGCACAGGTTCAGCGTGCATGCTGACTGGCTTTGATGCGCCGAAGGCGGTGCGTGGCCAGGAATGGTGTGTGCTGTCGCAGCCATTTTTCCGATTATTAAGTGCAGATTACGACCAAATGACGCGGGCAGCGGCTTGGGGCGTGAAAGGGCGGTAACGAGTGCGATGGCGTTTCATCGAGCATTGCCATCAAACAGATTTTCAGGGGATTTCCTCAACATTCGACTCATTTCGTTATTTGCCCGGTATTCGTGGGCTGTGAAGAAACACTAACGAAATATTTAACAATTGTTGGAAACCAAAGAATCCCTGCTGGCGGGTGGGGCGTGCCAGGAAGTCTTGGGCTAGTATGCGCATCGCTGTACCCACTGAGCCGCGCGTTGCGTGAGCATGGGGGGGTGTGGCAACAATAAAAATAAGTAATCCAATCAATAAAAAGGTTTAAGCCTTGAGTTGGTGGTCGGACGATGTTGGTCTGTATCTATTCGTGACGGGGAAGGTTATGAAACAACGCACTCTGGTGACGCACAAGGATTCCCAACGAGGGATCGCGATGCTCACTTCCATCACACGGAATGGGACGCCGTCCCATTTGCCGACCCGCCCGTGCCGCTACGGCACGCGGGCCGACTTGCTGTTCGGCCCGACCTGATTCTCTGCTGACGTTTTCCAGGCCCAGGAGCGCTGTGCTCCGGGGTTGACTTGATGCGCGGTCGCTGCGGGCCCGGCGTGGTGTTTTTGTCCGGATGCCGCAGGGCGCGTGGTACGTGGTCGAGTCAACCGATCGATGGGTGATCGGGCCAAGCATTTCGGATAGGTGATTGGCGCCACGCGTGCTTGCGGGTCGTATCTGCACGCCCGCGCTCAACCTTTCTGTTGAAGTCGTCGTGAGCCGGGTGATGGCCGCTGGCGTTGCGCGCAAACGCTGGCGCCCTGTAATGTCGCGCCCCGCTTGGATTGAGAACCGTGGCTGTTTCGCTTCGTGGCCAATGTCGGCCGCAGCGACGCATTTGTAAGAGAGCGAATCCTGATGTCAACCAAGATCCTGTCCATCTTCGGTACGCGGCCCGAGGCCATCAAGATGGCGCCGGTCGTCAAGCAGCTTGAGCTGACGCCGGGCGTGGAGTCCATCGTCTGCGTGACGGGGCAACACCGCACCATGCTGTCGCAAGTGCTCGACCTGTTCGGCGTTCGGCCGCATCACGACCTTGCGCTGATGACCGGCAACCAGACGCTCAACGGGCTGGCGTCACGGCTGATTGCTTCGATTGACGACGTGCTTGCCATTGAGAAGCCGGACCGCGTGCTGGTGCACGGCGATACCACCACGGCCTGCGCCGCCGCGCTGGCTGCGTTCCATCGGCAGATCCCAATCGGACACGTGGAAGCCGGCCTGCGCACCGGAAACCTCGCGCAGCCGTGGCCTGAAGAGATGAACCGCCGCGTGATCGACGTGATGAGCGACCTGATGTTCGCGCCAACGGAGAGCTCTCGGATCAACCTGCTGGCCGAGTCGCTGGCGGGCCGCATCATCGTCACGGGCAACACCGTGATCGACGCGCTCTATCTGAGCGCCACGCGCATCGACACCGACGCCGCGCTGCGCGTGCAGCTGGATCAGACCCTGGCGTTTCTCGATCCGCAGCAGCCGGTGGTGCTGGTGACTGGTCATCGCCGCGAGAACTTCGGTGCGGGCTTTGCCGAGATCATCGCCGCGCTGGGCGATCTTGCACGCAGCAACGTCGCGCAGATCGTCTATCCGGTGCACCTCAACCCCAACGTCAGCGGGCCGGTGCGGCAGGCGCTCAGCGGCGAGCCCAACGTGCATCTGATCGAGCCGCTGGACTACCTGACCTTTGTGCGCCTGATGCAGCGGTCGGCCGTCATCCTGACGGACTCGGGTGGCATTCAGGAAGAGGCTCCGGCGCTGGGCAAACCTGTACTGGTGATGCGCGACGTGACCGAGCGCCCCGAGGCCATCGCGGCCGGCACGGTGCGCCTGGTCGGCACCCAGCGTGAAACGATTGTGCGGGAGACGCGCACGGTGCTGGAGTACCTGGCAATCGGCGAGACCTTCGCGGGCCGCTCCAATCCGTACGGCGACGGCCACGCATCGGCCCGCATCGTAGCGGCACTGATGGGGCAGCCGTTCAATGAGTTCAATCCTGACGGGCCCGGCCGCACCTTTGTTGGTGCCGCCGTCCGCGAGCCTTTGCTGCGGTAAGGCGCCATCCATCATTGCGAGACTATCGACGTGAATTCTGAACGTTCTCCTCGCCGCATGACGCGCGCTTACGTCGCGACGTTTGCGGTTGCCCTGGTGGTTGCGGGCCGTGTCCAGGCTGCTCCCGATGAGCTTGGCGCGGCATTGGCCCAGCTTTCGCAAGGACGCGTCGTGACGCGCAGCTTGTCGCTGGCAGACGTGGGCGTGCGCGAGCCGCTGGTGCTGCAGGCGCCGGATGCCATTCGCGAGCTGTACCTTCCGGTGCCCGCCAACCTGCCGATCTCCGATGCGACGCTCCAGGTGGATGGCGGTTACATGCGCGCAGATGGCGGGCGTACCACCATGCTGGTGTCGCTGGACGGGGCACCGGTGCTGGCGCGCGGCTTTACCCAGTTTCAGGGCGACGCTGCGGCCAGCCTGGGTGTGGACGGCGGCCCGCGGCCCACAGGTTTTGTCCGTCTGGGGCTGCAGTGGTCGTCGATCATCAACGACACCATCTGTACCGACCAGACGGCCATTGGCAACGTGCTGCGTATCGCGCCCACGTCGCGGTTGACGTACCGCTTCGATCCGGCTGCGATCAAGGATCTGCGCACCGCGTGGAGCGCATTGCCGACGGCACCGACGGTGGCGCTGAGCGCAAACAAGGTGGGTGCCCCTGCGTACGACGTGAGCTGGCGGACGATCGCGCTGCTCCAGGCGGAGAACAAGCGCCCGGCGGTGCGGGCATGGCCCGTTGTGGGCGATACGGTTGACCTGACCGGTGTGAGCGTACCCAAGGCATTGCAGGCCGCGCCCGCATTTGCGGCGCTGGCTGCTGGCGGCCAGCGCAAGCTGGCCAACCCGGCGGAGGTGGGCGCGTTCGTGTTGCTGGCCTCGCGTTCGGCATTCGCACCGGACATCGTGGTGGCAGATGACACGTTGCGCGGGAGCCTGAAGGCATCGCTGGATGCACTGCGCGCGCAGGTTGCCGCAGTCTCCGCGTCGGGTGCCGAGGCCTTTGACCAATGGCGTGCGCAGACCTGGGCACCGATCACCGAGCCGCTGGCGGCGGGTGAGGTTCGGCTTGCGCATCTGCCCGGGCAGGTCGTGATCGTGACGGGCGATGTAGGCGGGGTGGCGGCGCTGGCGGCAGCGTGGCGTCCGATCGATGCGTCCAACCAGATCGTGGTGCACCAGTTGGAGGGCGCACCGCATGCCTACGGTGACAAGGTTGCACTGGCCCTGCTGGGCGGCGAGCCGCGGACGATGGAGGTACTGGGCCGTGCAACGTGGGATGCCAGCTTTGATCTGAGCACCGTCTCCGGCCAGGGCAAGCTGCCGGGCGAAGTGGTGCTCGACGTTGCGGCGGCACCGTCGGCCAGCGTGGGCGGTCAGGTGGCGTCAGTCTATTTCAACGGCATGCTGATCGGCTCGGAGCTGCTCAAGCAGGACGGTCGCGTACAGCGCATCACGGCACGCATTCCGCGCTACGCGCTGGGCGCATCCAACCTGCTGCGCGTGCTGTTCCAGCGCCCGCCCGAAGACGGCTGCCGTGCGCGTCTGCAAGGCTATCCGGTGGCCGTGCTGCCGAGCAGCCACGTGACACTGGAAACTGCCAGCCTGGACCCGGATTTCACGGGCATGGTGGCGCGCTTTGCCTCGCAGGCCAACGTGATCGTGCCGACAGCCTATCTGGGCGATGCGGCTGCAACGCTGCCACGTGTCGCACGCCTGGCCAATGCCGCCGGGATCGCGCCCACGCGCAGCCAGCTCACCGCAGTGGCGGATAGCGAGGCGGCTGCACCCAAAGACACCTTCCTGGCAATCGACGTGCCCTTGCGCGACGAGACCGGCCGCGCCGTGCTGTCGAAAGACCGCCTGACGCTGACGACGGCGTCCGACAAGCTGCTGGCCGATGTTTCGGGCCTGACCAATCTCGGCATTGTTCAAGTGGCGAAGGCGGGCGGCGCGACGGGGGTGGTCTACCGCACGGTCGGGCCGGTGGCGCCGGTATTGCCGGCCACGCTGCGCCTGTCTCGCGGCGATGTGGCGGTGGTGGCCAGCGACGGCATCGCCCGCGTGTTCGACACGCTGCACCCCGGTGAAGTGCTGCCCAGCGACGAAGACCGACCGCGCCTGACCAAGAGCTTCTGGTCGTGGGCCGGGCCGGGCATCGTGGTAGTGGTGTTCCTGATCCTGTTGGCGGTGGCGGGCTACGCACGCCGGCGTCGTCAGTCCAAGTCGTGACGCTCGACGTTATCCAATGGTATGCGGGCCATCTGATGGCCCAGTACTACCACGGGCTGGAGTTGCTGGCCATCGTGGTGGCGGTGCTCATCCTGATTTCGAGCCTCGACGATCTGTTCATCGACGTGTGGTACTGGGTGCGTGAGGTCTACCGCTTCTTCACGGTCAAGCGCGTGTACACGCCGCTGACGGCCGAGCAGCTCAAGGCCCGCGCTGAGCAGCCGATCGCCATCATGGTGCCGGCATGGCTGGAGTACGACGTGATCGCGGCCATGATCGAGAACATGGTCAGCGTGATGGACTACCGCAGCTACATGGTGTTCGTCGGCACGTACCAGAACGATGCGCAAACGATCAATGAAGTCGAGCGCATGCGCCGCCGCTACAAGCAGTTGCGCCGCGTGGAAGTGCCGCACGACGGCCCGACCTGCAAGGCGGACTGCCTGAACTGGGTCATCCAGGCGATCTTCAAGCACGAGCGCGATCACAACATCGAGTTTGCCGGCGTGGTGCTGCACGACAGCGAAGACGTGCTGCACCCGCTGGAGCTGCGTTTCTATAACTACCTGCTGCCGCGCAAGGACATGATCCAGCTGCCGGTGGCCTCGCTCGAGCGCAACTGGTTCGAGCTGGTGGCCGGCACCTACATGGACGAGTTTGCCGAATGGCACGGCAAGGACCTTGTGGTGCGCGAGAGCCTGGCAGGCACCGTGCCGTCGGCCGGTGTCGGGACGTGCTTCTCGCGACGCGCGCTGCTGGCGCTTGCGGCCGAAACCGACAACCAGCCCTTCAACACCGAAAGCCTGACCGAGGACTACGACGTAGGCGCGCGGCTGGGCAAGATGGGCATGCAGTCCATCTTTGCGCGCTTTCCCGTGCAGTTCAGCATGCGGCGCAAATCGTGGTTCGGGCTCGGGCCGGAACGCGAATTCACGCTCACCATGCCGCTGTGCGTGCGCGAGTTCTTTCCGGATACCTTCCGCACGGCCTATCGGCAGCGGGCGCGCTGGGCGCTGGGCATCGGGCTGCAAGGTTGGAAGCAGACCGGCTGGACGGGCGGCCCCGCCAACCGTTACCTGCTCGCGCGTGACCGCAAGGGCATCGTCACCGCGTTCGTCGGCATTCTGGCGTATGTGCTCATCGTGCAGTTTCTGCTGTTTGCGCTGGTTGACCAGTTTGGATGGATGCCCGAGCTGATCGCCTCGCCGCTGTCGAAGTACGAATGGCTGGGCACGCTGCTGTGGTTCAACGCCATCGCGCTGACGCTGCGCGTGGTGCAGCGGGTGTACTTCGTCACCCAGCTGTATGGGTGGGAACACGGGGTGCTGTCGGTGCCGCGCATGATCGTCGGCAACTTCATCAACTTCATGGCGGTATCGCGGGCGTGGAAGATGTTCCTCACCCACCTGCTGACCGGCAAGCGGCTGGCATGGGACAAGACCATGCACGATTTCCCGTCGGAAGACGGCTTCACCGGCGAGCGCCCCCGGTTGGGCGAGCTGCTGGTGACGTGGCAGGCGATCGGGCAGGAGAACCTGGACCAGGCACTGCAAGACGCGCATGCCCGTCAGGCGCCCCTGGGCCGTGTGCTGATGGCCAAAGGCTGGCTGGATGACGAAACCTTGGCCGAGGCGATCGCATTCCAGGCGGATCTTGAGCGCGGTGCGCTCGACCTGGCCCAGCTGCGCGCGCATGCGGACCTGCTGCCGCTTGACACCGTGATCCGCCACCGCGTGCTGCCGCAAGGTGAAGACGCCGCGGGGCACGTGGTGCTGCTGGTTGCCAGCCCGCTGCCGGACGCGGAGCTTGCGCAGGTGGCCGCCGAACTGCAGCGCGATGTGGTGCAGCGGATTGTGCGTGAAGGCGAAATCGCCACGGGCCTGCGCCAGTTGCGCGGCATGAGCGCGGCTGACGCAGGTGCGCTTGCTGCGCACGTGGATGGCACCGCGACAACGCGCGGCGTGCCGTTGCTGGGCGATCTGCTGATCGAGCGCGGCCATGTTCTGCGCGAAATATTTGACGCCACGCTGCGCGATTACAGCCCCCACCGCGATGGCCGCATCGGCGATTACATGGTGAGCCGCGGTGTGATTTCGCACGATGCGCTGGACGACGTGATCAAGGAGCAGCACCGCCTGGGCGGCGTGCTGGCGGCAGCGGCATGAGGCGACTGAACGTGATACCCGCGCGCTTGGCCACGGCTGCGTTGGCAAGCGCACTGTGCGCGCCAACGCTGCTGCATGCCCAAGCGCATGACACCAAGCCGTTGCCGTTGGCTGGTACTGCCTATCGCGTCGCGCAGCAGGCCTACGATGCCTGCAAGCGCCGCGCGTATAGCAGTTGCGTCGCACTGGCGCGCGAGGCGATTCGGCAGCGTCCTGATGTGATGTCGCTCCATCTGCTGCTGGCGGATGCGCTGGCGGCGCAACGGCAGTATGCGGAGGCCGGGCGCGTGCTCAACGGTGCCGCTGCACGTTTTGGCCCGGACCGGCAACTCGCTGAGCAGCGCAGGCGCGTTGCAGCCTTGCGGGCGCCTGCCAACGCGGCCGGGCATGTGCAGGCCAAGGACGAGGAGGGCGGCGCGCTCCTGACCGGCGCAGCACTGGAAACCGCCCAGAACGCCTACAAGGCGTACAACGCCAAGGATTTTGCCGGCGCCGCACGTTACGCCAACGAGGTCATTGCGCTGCGCCCCGACCTGAAGCGCTTTCGCCTGTTGCTGATCGACGCCTCCAGTGCAGCCGGCGATGATGCTGCCGCGTGGGATGCCGACATCGCCGCCGTCCGACAATTTGGCGACAGCGAACCACTGC includes:
- the modB gene encoding molybdate ABC transporter permease subunit, producing MTYSVWTPLLLSLKVAGWATALNLILGVAAAYALARTRSRLRDLIDAVLTLPLVLPPTVLGYYLLVLLGRRGPVGAWLDSVGIQLVFTWQGAVIASTVVAFPLVMKSARAAFEGVDHQLENAARVLGLPEAAVFFRVTLPLAARGIAAGVLLAFARALGEFGATLMIAGNLPGRTQTLSVAIYEAVQAGDDATANTLVLITSLTCIVVLVVASRLLQGRAPSLQEQPA
- the wecB gene encoding UDP-N-acetylglucosamine 2-epimerase (non-hydrolyzing) — encoded protein: MSTKILSIFGTRPEAIKMAPVVKQLELTPGVESIVCVTGQHRTMLSQVLDLFGVRPHHDLALMTGNQTLNGLASRLIASIDDVLAIEKPDRVLVHGDTTTACAAALAAFHRQIPIGHVEAGLRTGNLAQPWPEEMNRRVIDVMSDLMFAPTESSRINLLAESLAGRIIVTGNTVIDALYLSATRIDTDAALRVQLDQTLAFLDPQQPVVLVTGHRRENFGAGFAEIIAALGDLARSNVAQIVYPVHLNPNVSGPVRQALSGEPNVHLIEPLDYLTFVRLMQRSAVILTDSGGIQEEAPALGKPVLVMRDVTERPEAIAAGTVRLVGTQRETIVRETRTVLEYLAIGETFAGRSNPYGDGHASARIVAALMGQPFNEFNPDGPGRTFVGAAVREPLLR
- a CDS encoding cellulose biosynthesis cyclic di-GMP-binding regulatory protein BcsB is translated as MNSERSPRRMTRAYVATFAVALVVAGRVQAAPDELGAALAQLSQGRVVTRSLSLADVGVREPLVLQAPDAIRELYLPVPANLPISDATLQVDGGYMRADGGRTTMLVSLDGAPVLARGFTQFQGDAAASLGVDGGPRPTGFVRLGLQWSSIINDTICTDQTAIGNVLRIAPTSRLTYRFDPAAIKDLRTAWSALPTAPTVALSANKVGAPAYDVSWRTIALLQAENKRPAVRAWPVVGDTVDLTGVSVPKALQAAPAFAALAAGGQRKLANPAEVGAFVLLASRSAFAPDIVVADDTLRGSLKASLDALRAQVAAVSASGAEAFDQWRAQTWAPITEPLAAGEVRLAHLPGQVVIVTGDVGGVAALAAAWRPIDASNQIVVHQLEGAPHAYGDKVALALLGGEPRTMEVLGRATWDASFDLSTVSGQGKLPGEVVLDVAAAPSASVGGQVASVYFNGMLIGSELLKQDGRVQRITARIPRYALGASNLLRVLFQRPPEDGCRARLQGYPVAVLPSSHVTLETASLDPDFTGMVARFASQANVIVPTAYLGDAAATLPRVARLANAAGIAPTRSQLTAVADSEAAAPKDTFLAIDVPLRDETGRAVLSKDRLTLTTASDKLLADVSGLTNLGIVQVAKAGGATGVVYRTVGPVAPVLPATLRLSRGDVAVVASDGIARVFDTLHPGEVLPSDEDRPRLTKSFWSWAGPGIVVVVFLILLAVAGYARRRRQSKS
- a CDS encoding glycosyl transferase family protein is translated as MAQYYHGLELLAIVVAVLILISSLDDLFIDVWYWVREVYRFFTVKRVYTPLTAEQLKARAEQPIAIMVPAWLEYDVIAAMIENMVSVMDYRSYMVFVGTYQNDAQTINEVERMRRRYKQLRRVEVPHDGPTCKADCLNWVIQAIFKHERDHNIEFAGVVLHDSEDVLHPLELRFYNYLLPRKDMIQLPVASLERNWFELVAGTYMDEFAEWHGKDLVVRESLAGTVPSAGVGTCFSRRALLALAAETDNQPFNTESLTEDYDVGARLGKMGMQSIFARFPVQFSMRRKSWFGLGPEREFTLTMPLCVREFFPDTFRTAYRQRARWALGIGLQGWKQTGWTGGPANRYLLARDRKGIVTAFVGILAYVLIVQFLLFALVDQFGWMPELIASPLSKYEWLGTLLWFNAIALTLRVVQRVYFVTQLYGWEHGVLSVPRMIVGNFINFMAVSRAWKMFLTHLLTGKRLAWDKTMHDFPSEDGFTGERPRLGELLVTWQAIGQENLDQALQDAHARQAPLGRVLMAKGWLDDETLAEAIAFQADLERGALDLAQLRAHADLLPLDTVIRHRVLPQGEDAAGHVVLLVASPLPDAELAQVAAELQRDVVQRIVREGEIATGLRQLRGMSAADAGALAAHVDGTATTRGVPLLGDLLIERGHVLREIFDATLRDYSPHRDGRIGDYMVSRGVISHDALDDVIKEQHRLGGVLAAAA